From a region of the Gloeomargarita sp. SKYB120 genome:
- a CDS encoding ARC6/PARC6 family protein, which translates to MAAISYRQILLERDGQPLSESQVTTLLQQVLAQLQSYHDRQQAHGNVNLSTIHQTSQGCFLAPPTRISPTATPQQDVVALARAAITLLTGYPPTKVDASWQDLCPAGVTPLLKQTLQRMLAGEFLHAGQVLAVLAPAALAPTEVMPVLATRPQPDARPSQGVLLLILGLSLGVIVGGGAILFVLSRPSSAPSDQGTQPVATPTPASGGGGSKVAVAPSPPSVLTEQEALALIEAWLEAKKTIFAPPYDLDLAANFLTGPAWHDVSKPNGSVDWLRKNQVYYRYGDKQIRLLRVLSSTPDRMILDVAVQEELSMYRRGRLRQRKIDRDTYRFDLRRVEDTWKIYDRRSVR; encoded by the coding sequence GTGGCGGCCATTTCCTACCGGCAAATTCTCTTGGAGCGGGACGGGCAACCCTTGAGCGAATCCCAGGTTACGACGCTGTTGCAGCAAGTTCTCGCGCAACTCCAGTCCTATCATGACCGCCAGCAGGCCCATGGAAACGTGAATTTATCCACCATTCACCAAACCAGCCAGGGGTGTTTCCTAGCGCCGCCAACCCGTATTTCCCCGACAGCTACACCCCAACAGGATGTGGTGGCCCTGGCGCGGGCGGCAATCACCTTGTTGACGGGTTATCCCCCAACCAAAGTGGATGCGTCCTGGCAAGACCTGTGTCCGGCGGGTGTGACGCCCTTACTCAAACAAACGCTGCAGCGGATGCTGGCTGGGGAGTTTCTTCATGCAGGACAAGTGCTAGCGGTCTTGGCTCCAGCAGCCTTGGCGCCAACAGAAGTGATGCCAGTTTTGGCAACTCGCCCCCAACCGGATGCCCGTCCTTCCCAGGGGGTGCTCTTGCTCATCTTGGGCTTGAGTTTAGGGGTCATTGTCGGTGGAGGAGCCATTCTGTTTGTGCTGTCACGACCCAGTTCAGCGCCGTCAGACCAAGGGACGCAGCCAGTAGCAACCCCAACGCCAGCCAGCGGTGGTGGTGGGAGTAAGGTTGCTGTAGCGCCCAGTCCCCCATCCGTATTGACGGAGCAGGAAGCTCTAGCGCTAATTGAGGCCTGGTTGGAAGCGAAAAAGACCATTTTTGCACCCCCTTACGACCTGGATTTGGCGGCAAATTTTCTCACAGGACCGGCCTGGCATGATGTCTCCAAACCCAACGGCTCGGTGGATTGGCTGCGCAAAAACCAGGTGTATTATCGCTATGGCGATAAACAAATCCGCCTGCTGCGCGTGCTCAGTTCTACGCCCGACCGGATGATCCTAGATGTCGCGGTTCAAGAGGAATTGAGCATGTATCGCCGGGGCCGTTTACGCCAGCGCAAAATTGACCGTGACACGTACCGGTTTGACCTGCGGCGCGTGGAAGATACGTGGAAAATTTATGACCGCCGGAGCGTGCGATAA
- a CDS encoding phycobilisome rod-core linker polypeptide, with protein MTLPLLAYRPTTQNHRVRDFGRAEMNEDSPRIYRLEDVSTPDEMDALIWAAYRQIFSEHVILQACRQVTLESQLKNRAITVRDFIRGLAQSDPFYRLVVEPNNNYRLVDICLRRILGRAAYNKEETIAWSIRIATQGFRGFVNELVDSDEYTENFGDNVVPYQRRRMQGRPFNLVTPRYDGNYRAKEGIGFIDWNYVLIRFYQQQSQTRRQVFPKAGDPALYRSLAKQLDTRPQPTTTVRVQELDFLAKVPRRR; from the coding sequence ATGACGTTACCGTTGCTTGCCTACCGACCGACGACGCAAAACCATCGGGTGCGGGACTTTGGCCGTGCCGAGATGAACGAAGACAGCCCGCGCATTTACCGTCTGGAAGATGTCAGTACACCAGATGAAATGGATGCCCTGATTTGGGCGGCTTACCGGCAAATTTTTAGCGAGCATGTGATTTTACAAGCCTGTCGCCAAGTGACCTTAGAGTCCCAGTTGAAAAACCGAGCTATTACCGTGCGGGATTTCATTCGGGGTTTGGCGCAGTCGGACCCGTTCTACCGGCTGGTGGTGGAACCCAATAATAATTACCGGTTGGTGGACATTTGCTTGCGGCGGATTCTGGGACGAGCCGCCTACAACAAAGAAGAAACGATTGCCTGGTCGATTCGTATTGCCACCCAGGGGTTTCGCGGTTTTGTAAATGAACTGGTAGATAGCGACGAATACACGGAAAACTTTGGCGATAACGTGGTGCCCTACCAGCGCCGCCGGATGCAAGGCCGTCCGTTTAACCTGGTCACGCCCCGTTACGACGGCAATTATCGCGCGAAGGAAGGCATTGGCTTTATTGATTGGAATTATGTGCTGATTCGTTTCTACCAGCAGCAATCCCAAACGCGCCGGCAAGTGTTCCCCAAAGCGGGCGACCCAGCACTTTACCGTTCCTTGGCAAAGCAATTAGATACCAGACCTCAACCCACTACAACTGTGCGCGTGCAGGAGTTGGACTTCCTGGCGAAAGTGCCCCGGCGCCGGTAG
- a CDS encoding DUF4855 domain-containing protein has product MPYFPPRQTTYNYLQHLVLMYGHASQPWTIADLQFYVAHQSPSGVWHDWLFDSFLFLNITSRNGRDYRADINVGTTMSGEGDFFAVCSPQPAGVQEWEELLDFYAATLRTLDQTIAELLPHIPTPLPHKRNAVLMIPYPHITQTDFGYQGWNFSTQGQNLDRATRQRLAACQWFISELQKRLPRLNYVHILGMYWMFETVFRCWDVDDHWLLKELRRFIHQMGWAFFWIPFYSTYNIHLLDDYQNYYFDVAFLQPNYMFYQRGVNLAQAAQAAQQRGAGIEMEYYLELDEPIAVQGERQRRFREYLNGGVLYGYMTESACAYFLGQRSLERMAVHDDPQEREFYQDIYDFLRGTYTPKPLP; this is encoded by the coding sequence ATGCCCTACTTCCCCCCGCGCCAGACCACGTACAACTATTTGCAGCATCTTGTCTTGATGTACGGTCATGCCAGTCAACCCTGGACCATAGCCGATTTACAGTTTTATGTCGCCCATCAATCCCCTAGCGGCGTCTGGCACGATTGGTTGTTTGATTCCTTTTTGTTCTTGAATATCACCAGCCGCAATGGCCGGGATTATCGCGCCGATATTAATGTGGGTACGACCATGAGTGGGGAAGGGGATTTTTTTGCCGTGTGTTCCCCCCAACCCGCCGGCGTCCAAGAGTGGGAAGAACTCCTGGATTTTTACGCCGCTACCTTGCGCACCCTAGACCAAACCATTGCCGAATTGCTCCCCCATATCCCCACCCCTTTACCCCACAAGCGCAATGCCGTTTTGATGATTCCCTATCCCCACATTACCCAGACTGATTTTGGCTACCAGGGCTGGAATTTTTCCACCCAAGGGCAGAATCTCGACCGTGCCACCCGTCAGCGTCTAGCGGCTTGCCAATGGTTTATCAGTGAACTCCAAAAACGCTTGCCCCGTCTCAATTACGTCCATATTTTGGGGATGTATTGGATGTTTGAAACCGTGTTTCGTTGCTGGGATGTGGACGACCACTGGTTGCTCAAAGAACTACGCCGGTTTATTCATCAGATGGGGTGGGCCTTTTTCTGGATTCCCTTCTACAGCACCTACAACATTCACCTGCTGGATGATTACCAAAACTATTACTTTGACGTGGCCTTTTTGCAACCCAATTACATGTTTTATCAACGGGGGGTGAATCTGGCCCAAGCCGCCCAAGCTGCCCAGCAACGGGGAGCCGGTATTGAAATGGAATACTACCTGGAACTGGATGAACCCATTGCCGTGCAGGGCGAACGCCAGCGGCGCTTTCGGGAATATCTCAACGGGGGCGTTCTCTACGGCTACATGACCGAATCGGCCTGCGCGTACTTTCTCGGGCAACGGTCACTAGAGCGCATGGCGGTGCATGACGACCCCCAAGAGCGGGAATTTTACCAAGATATTTATGATTTTTTACGGGGCACCTACACGCCGAAACCGCTACCTTAA
- a CDS encoding DUF6464 family protein: protein MPPETVPTEILLNPSTEPLGEFLLPNQPQPGHAVEVNGQLYTVLERRHRYQYRGGRYQLHKMALLVQIAHPDRNRWRGKWIIGDGRCKYNALSELIRCAVNPLGPCQGCASFEPASGTIADGASGK, encoded by the coding sequence ATGCCGCCCGAAACCGTACCCACCGAAATCCTGCTCAACCCTTCCACGGAACCCCTGGGGGAGTTTCTGTTGCCCAACCAACCCCAACCGGGTCACGCGGTGGAAGTCAACGGCCAGCTCTATACGGTTTTGGAACGCCGCCATCGCTACCAATACCGGGGAGGACGCTACCAACTCCACAAAATGGCTCTGCTGGTGCAAATCGCGCATCCCGACCGCAACCGCTGGCGGGGCAAATGGATCATTGGCGATGGACGCTGTAAATACAATGCCCTATCAGAATTGATACGCTGTGCTGTAAATCCCTTGGGGCCATGCCAAGGCTGTGCGAGTTTTGAGCCGGCTTCCGGTACAATCGCAGATGGCGCGTCGGGCAAATAA
- a CDS encoding S-methyl-5'-thioadenosine phosphorylase, translating to MALPQVKIGIIGGSGLYQMEALTDVEEHHIPTPFGDPSDAFLIGKLDGTPVAFLARHGRHHHLLPTELPARANIYAMKLLGVEYIISVSAVGSLQESVKPLDLVVVDQFIDRTRNRISTFFGEGIVAHITFEQPVCPALAQVLVDAIQALNLPGVTVHPRGTYVCIEGPAFSTRAESELYRQWGATVIGMTNLPEAKLAREAEIAYATLALATDYDCWHPEHASVSVEMVIANLQQNVTNAQAVIREAVRRIAQSPPASKAHRALKNAILTPLDKVPAATIEKLRPLLARYLPG from the coding sequence ATGGCGCTTCCCCAGGTCAAGATTGGCATCATCGGCGGTAGCGGGTTGTACCAGATGGAAGCCCTCACCGATGTGGAGGAACATCACATCCCGACCCCGTTTGGCGACCCATCGGATGCGTTTTTGATTGGGAAGTTGGACGGGACACCGGTGGCCTTTCTGGCGCGTCATGGCCGTCATCACCATCTGTTGCCGACGGAATTGCCTGCCCGCGCCAATATCTACGCCATGAAATTACTGGGGGTGGAATACATCATTTCGGTGTCGGCAGTGGGGTCGTTACAGGAATCAGTCAAACCCCTGGATTTGGTGGTGGTGGATCAGTTCATTGACCGCACGCGCAACCGGATTTCCACGTTTTTTGGCGAGGGGATTGTCGCCCATATCACCTTTGAACAGCCCGTGTGCCCGGCGCTGGCCCAAGTCCTGGTGGACGCTATCCAAGCGTTGAACCTGCCAGGGGTGACGGTGCATCCGCGCGGGACGTATGTGTGCATTGAAGGGCCGGCCTTTTCCACCCGCGCCGAATCGGAACTCTATCGCCAGTGGGGGGCCACCGTCATCGGCATGACCAACTTGCCGGAAGCCAAGCTCGCCCGCGAAGCAGAGATTGCCTATGCAACGTTGGCGCTGGCTACTGATTACGACTGTTGGCATCCGGAGCACGCCAGCGTGTCCGTGGAGATGGTCATTGCCAACCTGCAGCAAAATGTGACCAATGCCCAGGCGGTAATTCGGGAAGCAGTGCGGCGCATTGCCCAATCGCCCCCCGCATCCAAAGCGCACCGGGCGTTGAAAAACGCGATTTTGACCCCCCTGGATAAGGTGCCGGCGGCGACGATTGAGAAATTGCGTCCTTTATTGGCCCGCTATTTGCCCGGTTAA
- a CDS encoding N-acetylmuramoyl-L-alanine amidase: MGRGWLGGLVLLVAQPVQALRVVYPPPGHQTTAPRIFVIGTHDPREPVWVNGEPVKRSTAGHFAPSVPLALGDNRITVQAGSQTLALTVQRVAPVVQTTPLAPAVDVARLPGEPLCFQAVVSPPVAPLQVRLGAWQVELSPVPSSQPWDNAAVLLDGQPPGVAPALYRGCLRIDQPGTWGQPELVWGTQTWRSPGTVTILDPNRLDIAILQTEGIARTGPSTDHSRLTPLPAGTQDQITGWEGDWLRLRYGGWVQRRQVSIQPSTNLPQTPIRGVRTVIQPDWTDIYFPLATPIPIEIHQEPGALHLTLWHATAQTDFIRLDPSPAVRSFTWQQAAPTHIRYSFYLPTPQAWGYRVRYQDSVLILSIRHPPRLAAHSLQGIRILLDPGHGGPDDLGALGPDGTPEKQVNLQIALLLAEQLRRRGADVLLTRTQDIDVPLAERVRMIQELQPHLALSLHYNALPDAGDVWATQGIGAFWYHPQSQDMAIFLHNYLTQHARRPSYGVFWGNLALTRPTICPAVLLELGFMIHPQEFEWIVNPQAQRQLAQTLAQGIETWLRANTGAVATGPARP, translated from the coding sequence GTGGGACGTGGGTGGCTAGGGGGCCTTGTCCTATTGGTCGCGCAACCGGTGCAGGCCCTGCGTGTGGTGTACCCACCCCCTGGTCATCAGACGACAGCGCCCCGCATTTTTGTGATTGGCACCCACGACCCCCGCGAACCAGTCTGGGTCAATGGGGAACCGGTCAAACGCTCAACAGCCGGTCACTTTGCGCCTTCGGTTCCCCTGGCGCTGGGGGATAACCGGATCACGGTGCAGGCGGGTTCCCAGACCCTAGCGTTGACCGTCCAGCGGGTCGCTCCGGTGGTGCAGACGACTCCCTTAGCGCCGGCAGTGGATGTCGCCCGTTTGCCCGGTGAACCCCTGTGTTTTCAGGCCGTGGTTTCGCCGCCAGTTGCGCCGCTGCAGGTGCGGTTGGGTGCGTGGCAGGTGGAATTGTCGCCAGTGCCCAGTTCGCAACCCTGGGATAACGCCGCCGTTTTGCTTGATGGTCAACCCCCAGGTGTTGCGCCAGCTCTTTACCGCGGTTGTTTACGAATTGACCAGCCAGGCACGTGGGGACAACCGGAACTGGTCTGGGGAACGCAAACCTGGCGCAGTCCTGGTACTGTGACCATTCTCGACCCCAATCGCCTAGACATTGCCATACTCCAAACCGAAGGGATTGCCCGCACCGGCCCGAGCACCGACCACTCCCGCTTGACGCCCTTGCCCGCCGGCACGCAAGACCAAATCACAGGTTGGGAAGGGGATTGGTTACGCCTGCGCTACGGGGGCTGGGTCCAGCGCCGCCAAGTGAGCATTCAACCGAGCACTAACTTACCCCAGACCCCCATCCGGGGCGTGCGCACGGTTATCCAACCCGACTGGACGGACATCTATTTTCCCCTGGCGACGCCCATCCCCATCGAAATTCACCAGGAACCCGGTGCGTTGCACCTCACCCTGTGGCACGCCACTGCCCAGACGGATTTCATTCGCTTGGACCCCAGCCCCGCCGTGCGTTCCTTTACCTGGCAACAGGCAGCGCCCACCCACATCCGCTACAGCTTTTATTTGCCCACACCCCAAGCCTGGGGCTATCGCGTTCGCTACCAGGACAGTGTGTTGATCCTCAGCATCCGGCATCCGCCCCGTTTGGCCGCCCATTCGCTTCAGGGCATTCGCATCCTGCTTGACCCTGGGCACGGGGGGCCGGACGATCTGGGAGCCTTGGGGCCAGATGGCACCCCCGAAAAGCAGGTGAACTTGCAAATCGCCCTGCTACTGGCGGAGCAGTTGCGACGACGGGGAGCCGATGTCCTTCTCACCCGCACTCAGGATATAGACGTCCCTTTGGCCGAACGGGTGCGAATGATCCAGGAGCTGCAACCCCATCTGGCCCTCAGCCTGCACTACAATGCCCTACCGGATGCGGGCGACGTCTGGGCTACCCAGGGCATCGGCGCGTTTTGGTATCACCCCCAGAGTCAAGACATGGCCATTTTTTTGCACAACTACCTGACCCAGCACGCCCGGCGTCCCAGCTACGGGGTTTTCTGGGGAAATCTCGCCCTGACCCGTCCTACGATTTGCCCCGCCGTCTTGTTGGAACTGGGCTTTATGATTCACCCCCAGGAGTTTGAATGGATCGTGAATCCCCAGGCGCAACGGCAACTGGCGCAAACCCTGGCCCAGGGCATCGAAACCTGGCTGCGGGCTAACACCGGCGCTGTTGCCACGGGTCCAGCACGTCCTTAA
- a CDS encoding TRAP transporter small permease subunit: protein MRWVLWINRLSQRAGQVAMALVPLLVLVGAWNVVGRYVGRAVGRNLSSNAFLELQWYLFSAIFLLGAAYTLHHNGHVRVDVLYNRWSERRRAWIDLWGTLLFLLPFAALLLWVTVPPVMASWQMGEQSPDPGGLPRYWVKTLPLIGFGLLLLQGMAQAVQLGQFLRRRSPSD from the coding sequence ATGCGCTGGGTGTTGTGGATTAACCGTTTAAGTCAGCGGGCCGGTCAAGTCGCCATGGCCTTGGTTCCCCTGCTGGTGCTGGTGGGAGCCTGGAATGTGGTCGGTCGCTACGTGGGCCGGGCCGTTGGCCGCAATCTCAGCTCCAACGCTTTTTTGGAATTGCAGTGGTACTTATTCAGCGCGATTTTCCTGCTGGGGGCTGCCTACACTCTCCATCACAACGGCCATGTGCGGGTCGATGTGCTGTACAACCGCTGGTCAGAACGCCGCCGCGCCTGGATCGACCTGTGGGGAACGCTCCTGTTTCTGTTGCCCTTTGCCGCCCTGCTGCTTTGGGTGACGGTTCCTCCTGTCATGGCCTCCTGGCAAATGGGTGAACAATCCCCTGACCCTGGCGGCCTCCCGCGCTACTGGGTGAAAACTTTGCCCTTGATTGGCTTTGGGCTGTTGCTGTTACAGGGGATGGCCCAGGCGGTGCAGCTCGGCCAGTTTTTACGCCGCCGCTCCCCCTCGGACTAA
- the serS gene encoding serine--tRNA ligase — protein sequence MLDIRLIREQPEQVAARLATRQVDIDLQPILALDAQVRQREKQRSQLQAESNEIGKQVGQLMRQGADPETVAKLRERGQEIKHILATLEQEERELRHQLQEWLLQLPNLPAPDVPVGSDETANVECYRWGDEYKPKTDVLPHWEIAEKLGILETERATKIAQSRFVTLWGAGAELERALIQWMLAQHIARGYVEVLPPFLVNSQALTGTGQLPKFAQESFACRDDDLWLIPTAEVPVTNLYRDEILSAEQLPIYHCSWTPCFRREAGSYGRDTRGLIRLHQFNKVELVKIVRPETSPQEHEQLVRDAAVLLEALKLPYRVVELCTGDLGFGAQKCFDLEVWLPSQNMYREISSCSNFGDFQARRASIRYREPGKKGTEFVHTLNGSALAVGRTMAAILEHYQRPDGRIQVPEVLQPFLGRDVL from the coding sequence GTGTTAGATATTAGATTGATTCGGGAGCAGCCGGAACAGGTGGCGGCGCGGTTGGCGACCCGTCAGGTAGATATTGATTTGCAACCCATCCTAGCGTTGGACGCCCAGGTGCGCCAGCGGGAAAAGCAGCGGTCCCAGCTCCAGGCCGAAAGCAATGAGATTGGCAAGCAGGTGGGGCAACTGATGCGCCAGGGGGCTGACCCAGAAACGGTGGCGAAACTGCGGGAGCGGGGGCAAGAAATTAAACATATCCTGGCAACGCTAGAGCAAGAAGAACGGGAACTGCGACACCAACTGCAGGAATGGCTTTTGCAATTGCCGAATTTACCTGCGCCAGATGTGCCCGTCGGGAGTGATGAAACGGCGAATGTGGAATGTTATCGCTGGGGGGATGAATACAAACCAAAAACCGACGTGTTGCCCCACTGGGAAATTGCGGAGAAATTGGGGATTTTGGAGACGGAACGAGCCACTAAAATTGCCCAGAGCCGGTTTGTGACCCTGTGGGGGGCGGGAGCGGAACTGGAGCGGGCCTTGATTCAATGGATGCTGGCGCAACATATCGCGCGGGGCTATGTGGAAGTTTTGCCGCCTTTTTTGGTCAACAGTCAAGCACTCACTGGCACGGGTCAATTGCCCAAATTTGCCCAGGAAAGTTTTGCTTGTCGGGATGACGATTTGTGGCTGATTCCTACGGCGGAAGTCCCTGTCACTAATCTCTACCGGGATGAAATTTTAAGCGCTGAACAATTGCCGATTTATCACTGTTCCTGGACGCCTTGTTTTCGCCGGGAAGCCGGAAGTTATGGCCGGGATACGCGGGGACTCATTCGCCTGCACCAGTTCAATAAGGTAGAGCTGGTCAAAATTGTGCGTCCCGAAACATCTCCCCAGGAACATGAGCAATTGGTGCGGGATGCGGCGGTGTTATTGGAAGCGCTGAAATTGCCTTACCGGGTGGTGGAATTGTGTACGGGAGATTTGGGGTTTGGGGCGCAAAAGTGCTTTGATTTGGAGGTGTGGTTGCCGTCGCAGAACATGTACCGGGAAATTTCCAGTTGCTCCAACTTTGGCGATTTCCAGGCGCGGCGGGCAAGCATTCGCTACCGCGAACCAGGAAAAAAGGGAACGGAATTTGTGCATACGCTCAACGGTTCGGCGCTGGCGGTGGGACGGACCATGGCGGCGATTCTGGAACACTATCAACGTCCGGACGGTCGCATTCAAGTCCCAGAAGTGTTGCAACCGTTCTTGGGGCGAGACGTGCTATGA
- a CDS encoding AI-2E family transporter gives MKLGDWFGLIVILIALYILWEIRFLLLLVFAAVVLAVALDGAVNFLRRWKISQGVAIAITMLTLLGLITTLISLLVPPFSKEFEELVKLLPKGFQALARWSEDLQMRLFGEEILDIAANGDFLRQLQALLRPVLGQWVNFFFDTIGGALSVILILVLAVMFLADPGTYRRGFIRLFPSFYRNRVDTILRRCEVSLRSWMVGALTAMSVVGILSFTGLSILRVRLAFAHALIAGLFNLIPNIGPTVSLIPPTVVAALDAPWKAIAVVILYFLIQQTDAYLVTPYVMSQQLALPPALTLIAQIFFTTFLGLPGLILALPLLVVCRVWIEEALIKDVLDPWQQRRC, from the coding sequence ATGAAGTTGGGGGATTGGTTTGGCTTAATCGTTATACTGATCGCCCTGTATATCCTGTGGGAAATCCGGTTTTTGTTGCTATTGGTTTTTGCGGCGGTGGTGCTGGCGGTTGCCTTGGATGGCGCGGTGAATTTTCTGCGGCGGTGGAAAATTTCCCAGGGGGTAGCCATTGCCATTACGATGCTGACGTTGTTGGGCTTAATTACCACTTTAATTAGCCTGCTGGTGCCCCCCTTCAGTAAAGAGTTTGAAGAGTTGGTCAAGCTGTTGCCCAAGGGGTTTCAAGCTCTAGCCCGCTGGTCAGAAGATTTACAAATGCGGCTGTTTGGTGAAGAGATACTGGACATCGCGGCCAATGGAGATTTCTTGCGCCAATTGCAGGCGTTATTGCGTCCGGTTTTGGGGCAATGGGTCAATTTCTTTTTTGATACGATTGGCGGGGCTTTATCTGTCATTTTAATCCTGGTGCTAGCCGTGATGTTTCTTGCTGATCCAGGCACCTATCGCCGGGGATTTATTCGGCTTTTCCCATCCTTTTATCGCAACCGGGTGGATACCATCTTGCGGCGCTGTGAAGTGAGTTTGCGGTCCTGGATGGTGGGGGCGCTCACCGCCATGTCGGTGGTGGGAATTTTGAGTTTTACTGGCCTGTCCATCTTGCGGGTTCGCCTAGCCTTTGCCCATGCCTTGATTGCCGGTTTGTTTAATTTGATTCCCAACATTGGCCCGACGGTGAGTTTGATTCCCCCGACGGTGGTAGCCGCCTTAGATGCACCCTGGAAAGCTATTGCAGTGGTGATTTTGTATTTTCTGATCCAGCAAACGGATGCTTACTTGGTCACGCCCTATGTGATGTCCCAGCAGTTAGCATTGCCCCCCGCTTTAACGCTGATAGCTCAGATTTTTTTCACGACGTTTTTGGGGTTGCCGGGGTTGATTCTGGCGCTGCCCTTGCTGGTGGTGTGCCGGGTCTGGATTGAAGAAGCTTTGATTAAGGACGTGCTGGACCCGTGGCAACAGCGCCGGTGTTAG